A stretch of DNA from Lycium ferocissimum isolate CSIRO_LF1 chromosome 4, AGI_CSIRO_Lferr_CH_V1, whole genome shotgun sequence:
GAATATTCTCTGAAGgggttcgaaaaataaaaatgtagtgcctgaggcttgggacttggaACCTTAAGGTGAATTTTAAACCCCCTGAACCACTGAACAACCACCTACTCTTgtgttcagggtgttcaaaatctatatatgtacataaaacatataaaaataccttatatatacaatgtaattttttacCGAAGATTTTCAGGTGAACACCCTCAATGGGCTGTAGATCCACCCCTGTGCACAATAACTTCAAAGCGTTCTTTTTCTAATTGCAAGACAAAATCGGACAGCCAATTTTACTAgtaattataattatatataagagagagttCAACATAAGTTCACAGGCCTACTTttggtatttcatgtttttgtattttttgaggTCCATTCCGTATTTAATCACTATTGTgtacaaattatttttttctttgacaGTTGGATAAAAGAGAACAAACCATTATTAGGACACTTGTACAActttctaaaattttctttatcAAGGAAGAAGTTCTTTATTACCTCAATATCCTAATGGGTTCTATGTAAACTAAGCAATTTTACTCAGCTATTATTCCCTTCGTTTACTTCTAATTAtttactatattaaaaaaatattttcacttttacttgtccattttagcataacaagagaaaaacatattttttcatattttactaTTAACGTTAATTACTTATTCCCCAAATCATTTCGCAAGACTTAAGACTATAGAAtaattaatatgagtattatgataaaatacacACTTCATTTGCAATCTCTTAAAGGAGTTCAAAGTCTATTGAGGACAAGTAAAAGATAATGAAGGGAGTAATAGGACTTCTTATATGCCACAAAAAGTAATGATGTCATGGAAAATGTGATTGAGACACCACAAAGTATATAATCCTTTTGTTTCTATTTATGCAACATTATTTGAATaggcataaaatttaaaaaaaaagaattaaattttGGACATTTGTGTGAGTATATATCTTTTCacattttgggttaaaaaagaatttttaagtttaagttgtttttaaaaataaaaggtgacattctttttaggacggtaagaaaatgaaatcatgaaaaaaagttttttaaattgaaattgttaaaaaaaaaaaattattaaattcaaacaaatttaaaaataaaaaaaaattattttcaagaacttgttaaaaaaaaaaaacgtatttTGCAGTTTTAATAATTTGTAATTATCtaacttttctatatttatttattagttaACTTCATCGATTTCATTatatgataatattttttttaaatattttgacattatttGAACATCGtaacatcattttcaaaaaatatttttgtgggtttaattcaaaaaaaaaaaaatgaaattaattttacatatgatagagctcaatttggatcattttatatttaaacTAAAATAGAAAATGGAAAGAGCATTTGTACATGCTTTTGTTTGTTTAAAAAGTCTAAAatataaactaagaaaaatgttcttttttcaaatatcttttaaatcttttggaaACAAATAATTAGGagtagaaaaaattaaaaaataattacaaataaGTAATTTTTAATGTTGGTAAGCCCGGGCCAAATGCCACTAGTAGTTTGAATAACCATTCACCATAAGTTCAGTTTTTCCATAACGTAAACGTAGGTCCATCCAGGAGTACTACTTTTGTGTCACAACTATCTCCATTTAGAATCATAGGTCAATTTCATGTTGGAGATTTTGTATTATCGGGATAATAGGCTATTATCCCTAATTATATTCGAATTATCATACACATATTTTGTCTTAGCCTTATAAGAGAAACGGAATAGGTACCTCACATATATGGTTGTTTTACTGCTGgtaattttaaaaaactttcaaaaacttaatattttttccttaaaaatatgtattttcttaaaatatgaaaataaatctagtttttcaaatttagttttaaagaacgggttttccacatttttaaaatataattaattttttcacattttgacaagaaaaacactttttccggattttatttgaaaaataaaagtgtcctaagaaaatgaaatcatgaaaatcaagattttttaagacattttaaaattaaaaaataaataaatcaagttttccatatttttaacaaatccatttttccatattttaaaaaaaatcatgttttcagttttttttttttttttaaaaccaacgggttttaaaaatctttttttttttttaaagaaaattcagttttttaatccacgttttcattttattttatttttggttttaaaagaaaatcaaactttcagtttttttttttaaatgggttttaaaaatcttttttttttagaagaaaattcagtttttttaaaaaaatatatacacgtaagctgaaaaaaataattaaaacaaataaatacataatactGTATGTCAcctcccatatgagagtgggcgtttataaagaaataaaatataggGTTATTTTAGGATAATTTACGTAAATAGCTATCCCTATTATCAATTATCATAACAGTCCTGTTGTCTTAGCCTTATAAGAGATTGGTACCTCATGTATATGGTTGTTCTGCTGGTAATTTTTGCCAAACTTTCAGCCCTTCATGCTTGTTATCTTAtgaacatatataatataatttgcAATGGTACCAAATATCTTCAGCAGCATACGCAAAAAGTATAGTAATTTTGTTCCACTAATGATTTCTTCAACGTGAAGACATGTCATTACTCTCCAGGGCAAAAAATATACCCATCATTTGATTATTAGCATACAGAATATGAGCTAATTTGGGGTATTTGAAACATCAAATATATTgttcgggtttttaaatttatacaccaaaccaaaccaataaaattcggattTTTCAAGCTTatcgggttattcggttttctcatTGTATTTTTTTCcgtagtcttgatacaaaatagataacttttacttcaaatatttaagTATTTGTAAGATACAACTTGatgtaattaaggtgtttcataagaaaataacacaaaatgtgagaagagtgatgatattgtattaaaatattcaataaaagataataaaatcggttaaaataaaaatcggttaaaataaacattgctaattaataagccataaagaaaattaccataatctaaaaatgctaagttatgctaaaataagtacggctaataagtattatttaCATggcaagaaaaaaaacttaagttatgtattttcactctctaaactaattatgcaaaactaaagaatagatatccaacattattgtcattcctagtggtaaattgaattccttttgttagtattagtgttgagttggttttggttttatatttatatgagttactaacatccatataaaaacttattcacattcaaaattctaagttcaaactTGAATGATATCATAATAGATAAAACACATTTaagatatttataaattacattacaaataaatatttttatgtataaaatattttaaaaattgaatacatctaatgtcggattggtttggtttggttcggtttgactttttttagctaaaaccacaccaaaccaattatgatcgggtttttttttccaacaccaaatcaagtcaaaccaaaccactagtcgggtttttttctcggtttgactcgatttatcgatttggtgcggtttgtcggtttacttatTACTTTTATTATCAAATACTATTAAATCCGGTTTACTTAGTATTCTGTTTGTCGGTTCACCTTCGACGATTTCATATCAAATACACTCAGATGGATGATTTTCATATTAGATCCAACTCAGGCGGCTAGATTTTAGATCAGATCTACTCGATCGCCATGGATTCCGACGACTCGAGGGCATGGCGGCCACCCATATCATCAGATCGACAAttttcatatcaaatatacTTAGATCGACGATTTTTATATCAGATCGATTATTTGCCGGAGAAAATTGAACTCTTTATCTGCAAAAAATGGACTCAAAAACTACCAATTCGCTGTTGAATATACTTTTCTAGCAACAGTGGTGGAGAGATTGACGTCATATGCGGCGGTTGGCGGCGGTGGAGATGAACAGTGATTATTGTTGCttgaaggagagagagagagttgtgTGTGAGAATGAAATAATTGGTAGTATTTTTTGTCCTTGTAGATGAATACATAGTAATTAGCTATGGTAGATAATTAAATACATAATATAGCTATATTAGGTAATTAAATTAATAGTAGTTACTAACCATAAATACATGTCAGAGTTAGCTATACCatataaattttccttttttaaatgtGCCACTTTGGGCTGGTGTGTGGTGTAAAAAATTCATATGGAAAAGTTATGAAAACACCCCACACCtacgccaaaaaaaaaaaaaaaaaaaaaaagaagagcaagacTCTTGTTAAATTGATGATCATGAAAAAGGCCCACATGTCTTCCTCACAGTGTATAGACAAGAAGGCATGCAAGAAAAGGATAAATAAGCACTCCATTATCTTCTTGTCACCATCTGGAATGTCCTTGATATTCAATTGCAATCACAATAATTATCTCGTTTTTTGAAGCATGAATTTCAGTGGAAAAATTGACTCTGTTGTGGAACCCTAGAATTCTTTCAGGTATTGGCGACTTTGTTAGAATATTATCACATTCTACCTGTGATAACTTCTCAAGGTACTCCGAAAAGTGAAAGCTAAAGGGAAATATCACCAAAAGGATACTTATTTTTGACCCTGGATTGACTAGTCCAAGCCATGACCGGAGCTTGGGTGGCAAGGGGTTCACCCGAATCTCTTTTACTAAAAGTAACATtgtatgcctatatatatataacgctatttttttatgcatatataataaATGTTGATAATCTCTTTTGAGAAAAATTCTAACTCCATCACTGATTCGAGCAGAAAATTAAGCAACGGTTGATGCAACAGAACTATGTGTGGAAAAGAATTTATCTAAGTGCAAGAAAAAGACGAGGGATAGGGAGTGGGGAAGAAGGAATTTCTTGGTTTTTACATTTGGCAAAGCCAATTATTGACTGTTCTTGATTCTTTCACCCACATGATTGATTTGTAGAATTAAAATTCCATTACAGTTCTTAGTTCCTTCAGTTTCTGTCAATACATGTCTCCATTATATGGTCCCTTCATTCACTTTTTCTCTCACAccgaaataaaagaaaataataaaataaaactttaaACCAGGCACAGAATACACCAGAAAAGTAGCATTGAATTCAACATCTTGAATTGAAATATAGTATCAAGAACCAAAGCATAGAATATATACTTCTTTTATCTTGTGGCTTTAAGCAGATTCCCATTTCCCATTTCTCTAAGACAACATGAAGAAATTCCTTTGCAAATTTTATAGTACATGCTTGCTTTGGTCCTCACTAGGTTGGTTAAACAGTAATTAAAAACTGATAAATCTTAGATCCAACTTAGTGGCTAGTATTAAACAGGGCTGAATCTAGAGGCCTAGCCATGGTTCACAATAAATCCACTAGCTTTAGTCCATACCTTGTATATATACTGGTAAGAAATTTCCTAAATATTTATCTGTGAATCCAGTTATAATTATAGTATTAACTTGAGGTCGTTATAGAAATTCATAAACTTTATAATCTGAGTTGGCCTCTGGTATTGAACAAGTTTTGTTGGATTTACTTAAGAGTGAAGATATTTGGAAGTGAGTAATGTCAAATTTAAGCTTCTTTAGCATAAAAAGACAAAGACCTACGTGTAATCTATGCTATTAATTCACTTTAGTAGCAAGTGGCTTGAACCCATAATAAAGCATTGATTACTTTGATGAATTCCCAACCAACAAGACCATGTTAGTCAACACACCACTATCTCCAATAAAgcaaattaaagaaacaaaagagaagaacaaagaaaaagCAAACAAAAGGATAACACAACCCacaatagcaaaaaaaaaaaagaaaaaaaatgctaagcattctccttttttatgttttatcaACTGCTTTCCTTCTAAGCTGCTTTAGTCTGCTCCCCTTTTTTTCTATCTAATATAACCACAGTACGCTCAGGCAAATTCTTCTCATTCCTCTGTTTTTCCTCTGTTTTCCCCTGTTTTGGGgccatattatttttctttttcctgcaTCCCTATGTATGGCAAGAGTCTTTCCAACGACGACAAATTGGTGCCAGTAAGTAATCCAAGAACTTGGGTACCCTATATGAGCACTAGGGATTGTTCTCAAGGATTTTGCAGTTTATACTGCCCACAATGGTGTTACATAATTTTCCCTCCACCACCTCAATTTGACTTccctgatgatgatgattctggTCCTAATTTCTCTCCCTTAGTTATCGCGATCATCGGAATTCTTGCAAGTGCTTTCCTATTAGCTAGCTACTATGCTATAATATCAAAGTATTGTGGGAATTCAAGAAGAAGGGAAAATCATCAAGAAGAATCAGAACTAGAAGAGGATCATGATCCTTCAAATCATGAGGCATGGAATGTCAGTGTAGGTGGTTTAGATGAAGCTCTAATTAAGTCTATTACAGTGTTCAAGTACAAGAAAGGTGATGGATTATTGAAAGAAGGGACAGATTGTTCTGTTTGTTTAAGTGAATTTCAAGAAGATGAAAGCCTTAGACTTTTGCCAAAATGTAGCCATGCTTTTCATGTAATGTGCATTGATACATGGCTTAAATCTCACTCCAATTGCCCGTTATGTCGCGCTCATATAACTTTTCCAAATGCTTTGCCTCCTCCGTTGCCTCCTCCGGTAATGGAAGCTCCTCAAGAAATTGAAACCACTCCACAAATCCAACCGGAACACGATATTGAAATGGGCATCAGAGAAGAACAGACACAAGAAGGAGAAGATGCAACGAACCGTATCAATCAAGAATTATTTAGGAGGAGATCAGTATCAATGGATTGTGCATCACAAGGTCGTTTATCTATAGCCGATATACTAAGAATTGATCACGACGAATTTCAAGATTGTGTAACGGGAGACGAATGCGAGTTGCAAAGAGATGTTGGCAcatcaaaacaagaaaacaatggtgaagaaatgagtagaaGTGTGATTAGGAACAATGTACTAGTACAATATTGTGTAGCAAGTCCTATGGTGATGAAGAGATCATTATCAAGTGGGAGATTCTTGTTTTCCAAACGTGGAAGAGGTCAAAACATGGTTTAATCATTTGTCAaatgtttgaatatttttatgcCAATTTTTAGGAGTATTTGTGTATGCTATTGAACAAAGAGTTGATAAACATGAGTTTGAAAGGTTTTTAATTTCTTCTTAGAATTTGagtttttatgttctttttgCATCCACTGTTTTTGTATGGGGGAGTGAGTGGACGATTGTTCTATGCAAAAATTACGGGAGAGTTCCATGTTGTGGGATTCCATTGGCATGTTTCcttgagttttgtttgtttgattatttgatgAGAGGCTAGTCCAGCTACAACTGTGGTATTGCAGTTGGATTGTTGTAGCTGGATTTAATagccatggaaaaaaaaaaggaatgttGCGAGTGAGTATTATAGGGATAATTTAGTTTACCATATTACATTTAACTCTTTTTTTAGAGCTAGTATACTACCAGGCAGTATGCCTTCATATGTTATTTTGGTAATAATAAAAAACCTCAACAAGAAAATACAAGCAAGTAGGTCAAGCCCTACCCAGTAAGGACAAGACAAATCTTAATCTCAACATCACTAGAACTAGAGGTGATCAAATATACAATGATCATCACAAAGTTAATAGTATACTTTATGAGGATATTACATATACCAATGCTTATGTAATGcgatgaaattaaaaaaaaattaagaacttACACTTTGTTTATAGTAACTGAGTGTTGTTAACCTTAAAAATACCCACTACCATTCTTTACTCtactaataattttttcatgCTATAAATgtttataatataaattatcttttaattttcattttgcaagaaaaataaaaaaggacaaaaacaaatattttctactagcactagaagagatgtgTATCATTTAAATGCCATGAGATCTCTGAAACTACAAAGCCATTGTCATGGGCGTTTTACTGCATCAATTAAGGGTATGATTTAGTGGTTAATGAAATCAGTGAAGAATTAATCATGAGGGTTTAGATTCAAATCTCAGTGATATTTATATTGGTGAAAGATAGCAAATATCATATGGGAATCGAGGTATGCACAAATTGATCTTCACACCATGGAtattgtaaaagaaaaaaaaaaaagcgtctTAGTATGCTTGAACAATTTAATCATTTCTCTAGTGAATGTTGGTAAAGCAATTAGTTTTTGGTTAAAActccaaaccgaataaaaaaatcgacatggtttggtttggtaagaaaaaccgataatatttggtttggttatggttatagtaaacaataaccgaataaataaccgaaccaaaccgataattatatacataaaatttaattatatatatattaacttttcataaataattaaagatattttataccttttaattattaatttaattttggtctacttatttttaaggcccatgtcttaaaagaatatgtccaagtccAACAATCCAAGCCCAACTCTATAAGTCGTATATTACCTCCTCTTTTCATCAATGTAATTTATCTGTCTTAATTTGATTGGacataaattttaataaaagtaATGTGACTTTGAGATTTTCTTaaacgaaaatgtatcaaaatGCCTCAAATGGTGTGGTTATAAATATGAGATGTTGGAGTTAAAAAGTTAAAGTATTAATGATATCAATTGTGACATTCTTTtctaaacaaactaaaaaagaaagtctaAATTTCAATATAACTATTAAAAAGATAATTACGACTAATCATAAGGGGAATTATATATTCTAGATGTGATCTTCGTaataaagctctgataccattttaaTGAAAGCCAAAATTTCGGAAAAACATATCTATAAGAGCTCAAGGATTTAAAGTTATTTTTAGGGGTTAGTTAGATATATTAGATCTatgtattttaatattaaaattataatattaaagtGTATTATTTTTTGCAAGGTAAGCTCTACCATAAGGTCACTTTAACAATGTCTTGGGCTTCGACTTTTGTAGGGCCTCATTTTTTCCTAAAAGTTATTATATTAATACTACGGGATCCATgagttttgtagtcctcacatctTTAGAACTTTCGTTTTTGCCCCTGTTTTGGCCTCTATTTGCATAGCTACCATGTATgtgttttgataatttttttaaagattgaGGGCAATTATACTCCAAAAGGCAATAAAAGTGGTGTCAGGGATCAACAAACAATTGACAGCCGTCcttgaattcttttcaaaagtttGCTTAGGGTCCACATATTACTCTACTACATGCACATATTTTGTCTTTTTGTCCAATCTCCCTCTACATTTTTAGGGAccatttgttttttaattttttaaagctGCAACCATACTCTAAGAAGGTTCAAGCCTTTTCATTGTATATTTGCTAAATTGACCAGATGCAATGACTTTTTGTGTACCTCTCCTTTAAAAATATCGAGCAAGAGATAGGATTCCATTTCTAAAATTATATAAGTGTTATTTATGTACTAATATACTCCTATATATTTGCACTCATAGTGAAAGGACTAAATCTATGAAAGGACTAAATCTATCTCTATGACCCAAACTATTTTAAGAAATAACCcaaaatgtatttattttgCATTTCTTTAGGCTACTATTTATTGTTCAATTCACATGTTACATGTTTGCCCAATGTTAATTTATGTCATAatctaatgatttttttttttttttcaaaatgttaCATAGAAACAttgccttgtccggcataagTTATGTAGGAATTATGTTATCCATCACAACTTCATTCCTATTGAActtatgccggacaaggcaaaGTTTCTATAAACTTATGCCGAGCGAATTATTTACTACACAACTTATGTCGTATAGCTTCATTTCTACACGACTTATGTTAGACAatgaaactttgccttgcgtttttttttttttttttttactctgattgggatcgaacccagaatctctggTTTCGTAGACCATCGAATAAGGGTACTTTggcccacaattttttattaaatgagAAGCAGGGAGAAAATTAAAGACTCGCGATTTGAGAGCCAAAAATTACAGACCAGTCCGTATGAAGGCcgatccgcgcaaaaaaaaaatatgttatttttatattttgagtttgggcccgggcttagcaatatatatatatatatattaaaggaTAAAAATCgaagaattaattaaatctcAAAAAGGAGCCCCGGATAGCTACATTATCAATTGAAAATGATTTgttagaaaaaattaattttaaaacagtAACTAATGGTTTTGCATCTAAAAAGGCTAGAAAGtagattttaaataaaaatatactatATGACAATCTTTCATttaaaaacacaaataaaaattagGCCTCTCTATGAATTTTGACTTTAGGTCCCAAGCTTGTTGAGCCAAGCCAACCCTGATTTCTTCTCATGTTAGTGGAAATTGACAAGAAAGTGGTCATT
This window harbors:
- the LOC132051966 gene encoding RING-H2 finger protein ATL52-like, translating into MYGKSLSNDDKLVPVSNPRTWVPYMSTRDCSQGFCSLYCPQWCYIIFPPPPQFDFPDDDDSGPNFSPLVIAIIGILASAFLLASYYAIISKYCGNSRRRENHQEESELEEDHDPSNHEAWNVSVGGLDEALIKSITVFKYKKGDGLLKEGTDCSVCLSEFQEDESLRLLPKCSHAFHVMCIDTWLKSHSNCPLCRAHITFPNALPPPLPPPVMEAPQEIETTPQIQPEHDIEMGIREEQTQEGEDATNRINQELFRRRSVSMDCASQGRLSIADILRIDHDEFQDCVTGDECELQRDVGTSKQENNGEEMSRSVIRNNVLVQYCVASPMVMKRSLSSGRFLFSKRGRGQNMV